The sequence below is a genomic window from Oncorhynchus gorbuscha isolate QuinsamMale2020 ecotype Even-year unplaced genomic scaffold, OgorEven_v1.0 Un_scaffold_1315, whole genome shotgun sequence.
ACTTTACCATCAAAAGAATGTACACTATACTATTCTTTATTTTaccaggactctggtcaaaagaagtacactataccattctatactattttacaccaggactctggtcaaagaagtacactataccattctatactattttacaccaggactctggtcaaagaagtacactataccattctatactattttacaccaggactctggtcaaaagaagtacactataccattctatactattttacaccaggactctggtcaaaagaagtacactataccattctatactattttacaccaggactctggtcaaaagaagtacactataccattctatactattttacaccaggactctggtcaaaagaagtacactataccattctatactattttacaccaggactctggtcaaaagaccattctatactattttacaccaggactctggtcaaaagaagtacacTATACCATTCTATACTATTTTATTtaaggaatagggtggcatttcagACTCTGACTCTCATGTGGACCCCATTGTTTTTTAAGAGATGAATCTCTGGTTCTCATGAGGTCTACTACCCAGGATTAGGTTCTATCAGGAAGTGCTTGTCTGTGGATTCTGACCCCCTGGGGTCTGGTTTGAGTTTGGCCTACCCTGCTTCCCTTGTCTGTGGACTTGCAGTGAACAGAACTtccatagcctctctctctctctctctctctctctcacacacacacacacacacacacacacacacacacacacacacacacacacacacacacacacacacacacacacacacacacacacacacacacacacacacacacacacacacacacacacacacacacacacacacacacacacacacacacacacaaccatgaacctaaccctaaaccttaacctaaccccaaACCCCTATTTCTAACCCGTAAGCCTTGtctgaaatgtccttgttttactatccatCTGAGATGTATCTCCTGGATCTGTATTCTTCTACCTAGTCTGATAACTACTGGTTCCtctaaacatactgtcaatacctagtctgataactactactgtatctggttcctctaaacatactgtcaatacctagtctgataactactggttcctctaaacatactgtcaatacctagtctgataactactggttcctctaaacatactgtcaatacctagtctgataactactggttcctctaaacatactgtcaatacctagtctgataactactggttcctctaaacatactgtcaatacctagtctgataactactggttcctctaaacatactgtcaatacctagtctgataactactgattcctctaaacatactgtcaatacctagtctgataactactactgtatctggttcctctaaacatactgtcaatacctagtctgataactactggttcctctaaacatactgtcaatacctagtctgataactactggttcctctaaacatactgtcaatacctagtctgataactactggttcctctaaacatactgtcaatacctagtctgataactactggttcctctaaacatactgtcaatacctagtctgataactactactgtatctggttcctctaaacatactgtcaatacctagtctgataactactggttcctctaaacatactgtcaatacctagtctgataactactactgtatctggttcctctaaacatactgtcaatacctagtctgataactactgtagctggttcctctaaacatactgtcaatacctagtctgataactactactgtatctggttcctctaaacatactgtcaatacctagtctgataactactggttcctctaaacatactgtcaatacctagtctgataactactggttcctctaaacatactgtcaatacctagtctgataactactactgtatctggttcctctaaacatactgtcaatacctAGTCTGATAACTAACTGTATCTGGTTCCtctaaacatactgtcaatacctagtctgataactactggttcctctaaacatactgtcaatacctagtctgataactactactgtagctggttcctctaaacatactgtcaatacctagtctgataactactggttcctctaaacatactgtcaatacctagtctgataactactactgtatctggttcctctaaacatactgtcaatacctagtctgataactactggttcctctaaacatactgtcaatacctagtctgataactactactgtagctggttcctctaaacatactgtcaatacctagtctgataactactactgtagctggttcctctaaacatactgtcaatacctagtctgataactactactgtagctggttcctctaaacatactgtcaatacctagtctgataactactactgtatctggttcctctaaacatactgtcaatacctagtctgataactactactgtatctggttcctctaaacatactgtcaatacctagtctgataactactggttcctctaaacatactgtcaatacctagtctgataactactggttcctctaaacatactgtcaatacctagtctgataactactggttcctctaaacatactgtcaatacctAGTCTGCATAACAAATAGCACCCTGGTTCCTATACAACACTAGAATAGAGTACAATTTTGGAGGCACCTCTAAGGAACTGTACTGGTCCCTCTAAACATACAGTCAAACCTGTTTGATAACTACAATGGTGGTTCCTCTAAACATACTGTCAACAGCGGAGTCAATAACTACTGGTTCACCTGAAACatactttaaggaatacctaggataggataactAATCCCTGGttccctaagttttagatgcataTTGTCAATGACTGTCTGGATCCCaaattgcaccaatttgtattcCTCTGGATACAATGtcactaaatgacttaaattttGGAAGTAAATCTAGTATTCAGTACATACTGTAAAGACTATAAATACTACATCTAGtagatgtttttttaaatgatacaGTTAGTAGAGTTACATTCTAGTAGGAATCAATAACAACTCAATAACAACAAGGATTTGGCAGTAATGTTGGTTGTACAGGTGGCTGCATTCAAAATCACAGCAAGAAATACAGCGGACACACAACCTGAGAGAAAGATGTCAACTTGATCGTGATGAAGAATTCTGGCTTTTGGTTAAAGGTTAGAGACATTACTACCACAggaaaaataacacacacacatgcacctgttcacacacacacacacacacacacacacacacacacacacacacacacacacacacacacacacacacacacacacacacacacacacacacacacacacacacacacacacacacacacacacacacacacacacacacacacacacacacacacacacacacacacccatacctcaccatcctcttcatcctcactctacagaggaaagggaagaaGATGAAATGAAGAGGAAGACAGAAAAGGAGATGTTATGAGATGTGCTGGAGGCGCCATAGTCAAACAGAAAGAGCAGAAATATGACCTCTGACAAAAAAAAGAATGAGGAATGTTCTATTCTGTAAATGAGGTTATCTAAAAACGCTGGTCGACTATTAACACACGTCTTGTCCTTTGTACGGTCCACAAATTCACCATTGGGTGTGACGGCCACACAACTGTGCTCCCCTCCCCCCTGTGAGAGCAGCGTGATCACGCTGTGGGGATAGTTATTTCTCCTGCAGGGACATCCAAAGGTTGGAATATTTCACACAGTGATTGAATTCGGGTGCTCTTGAACTGGAGCTGAACCCTACCAAGGACAACAGGCCCTGGAGtgctgctccatctccctcctacaGCAGGCTGCAGGCCCCTCTGGGCTGGAGGGAGTTTCATCATcacacagggaggaggggagcaggaggaggagcaggtggaggggggcagaggaagaggagcaggaggaggaggatgggtagaaggaggaggagcaggagtatGGGGAGAGGGGATCAGTTCTGCTGTTTTAGAATAGGATACATAGTAAACAGATCACTGATTACTGTTACAGTAACCAATCACTGTACTGGATGTGTGAAACTATGCTGATGTCATTGGAAATGAATGCGTTGTCTGAGGTGACCAGTGGGCACGTGTTTGGAGAGTGAGCAGGTGGGTAGGAAATCCTGAGGATGACAATGAGGAAGTtcaagaaagaaattgagagagTCTCAGGTGAAGAGAACACAGGAAAAGACAAAAGAAGACATAAGAACAccggagaagacaggagaagacaggagaagacaggagaacacataagaacacaggagaacacagGAGAAGACATAAGAACACAGGAGCAGACAGGAGAacacaggagaagacaggagaataCATAGGAacacaggagaagacaggagaacacAGGAGAAGACAAAAGAAGACATAAGAacacaggagaagacaggagaacacaggagaagacaggagaagacaggagaacacAGGAGCAGACAGGAGAACACAGGAGAAGACAGGATAATACATAGGAacacaggagaagacaggagaagacaggagaacacaggagaatacaggagaagacaggagaataCATAAGAacacaggagaagacaggagaagacaggagaagacaggagaagccTACAAAGGAAAAATAGACCAGATGGGGCAAGAGACTAAAAGTGCTTAAATATACAAGGTATGCGTCCCAAatgctaccctattccctttatagtacaccaTTTTTTagcagagccctggtcaaagttagtccactatatagggagtagggcacCATTTGAGCCACTTCCCATGAGCAGGCCTGTTAAGTGAACAACAACACTCACATCTGTGATCATCTTTCCTCTGGtcttgttcctctctctgtggttGGCCCTCTTCTGTTTCTGTTGCAGGACGCGTTCCCGTGTGGTCCGGTACTCCAGGGCAAACTCACTGAGGATCTTACTGAAGCGGTGGATGCTGACCTCCCGCACAGCGTACGCTGGATGGCCCAGGAACAACAGGAAGGCATGGAACCTGCAACACGTAGAGAGAAAAACATGATGGCATCACATTGTAGTTTACGGCGTCAGATATCACACCGTTATCTCTCTCTGAAGAAACAGATGGCGTCAGATATCACACCGTTATCTCTCTCTGAAGAAACAGACGGCGTCAGATATCACACCGTTATCTCTCTCTGAAGAAACAGACGGCGTCAGATATCACACCGTTATCTCTCTCTGGAGAAACAGACGGCGTCAGATATCACACCGTTATCTCTCTCTGGAGAAACAGATGGCGTCAGATATCACACCGTTATCTCTCTCTGGAGAAACAGATGGCGTCAGATATCACACCGTTATCTCTCTCTGGAGAAACAGATGGCGTCAGATATCACACCGTTATCTCTCTCTGGAGAAACAGATGGCGTCAGATATCACACCGTTATCTCTCTCTGGAGAAACAGATGGCGTCAGATCAGATATCTGGAGAAACACCGTTATCTCTCTCTGGAGAAACAGATGGCGTCAGATATCACACCGTTATCTCTCTCTGGATAAACAGACGGCGTCAGATATCACACCGTTATCTCTCTCTGGAGAAACAGATGGCGTCAGATATCACACCGTTATCTCTCTCTGGAGAAACAGATCAGATAACAGTTATCTCTCTCTGGATAAACAGACGGCGTCAGATATCACACCGTTATCTCTCTCTGGAGAAAAACAGCTACGTTGGAAGGTATTTCAACGAGGTAAAATAATGCATCAGAAGACCCTTCACTATAATCATACCGGTTGATAATTCTCCGATGAACTATCTTCAAGATGATGATTCTCTCTGCACAGTCCTTTAGGAAGTCAGACATCTTCTGTTTGAGCGCAGGCTTCATCTCGTGCTTGGCGATGACCTTGAGGTGGTCCCACGATGCTTTGCAGCGTCGCTCCATCTGGCTCAGGTTGTCTTGGAGCTGGTCGAAGTCCACCTGAGAAACAAGGTGGCAGAGAAGAAGTTCACTTTATTGTCCGTTGTTGACAGGAAATGTGTTGCCCCTGGATGAGTTTAGAGGTTAGACTTAATGCCTTGCTCAAGCAACACAATGGCAGGAGATGGCATTTTGGATCTGATACAAGCAACCGTCGTAATTAATGAGTAACACCTAAAGCTGCTTACATGGACATCAAATGATTTCTGACAATCATTATTGATTAGGGCCTAGGTTCAATCCAGACATGCAGAGCATTGTGTTGTAGCGCAACATCAATTtaaaggtcatttccgattgagcccACATATGCAGCATTTACCGTGAATGTGGTCTCCACGGAAACATTGCAAAAAGGTACATAGTCGAAATGGGGTGATCAGATCGAATCTAGCTATTGGTTTTGCTTGATAGCAAGAAATGGATTACAAGGATAAACATCATTTCCATGAGTTTCCATGAGTCCTTTATACTAAGGCAATCACAGGCGTACCTTAGCCGAGCGGGTGATGGCTCCTATCTCAGAGTACAGGTCTGAGCTGTCTGGAAACTTCTCCACCACAATGGAACAGGCATGGTGCAGTAGAGACTGCTTATGAACCGTGTCCTTTACCTCCGGAACCTTCTCCAGGTAACCCAGCTCAAAGCCCTTCGCCTGGATACAtaaacgcacacgcacacacacacgcacacacacacacacacgcacacgcacacacgcacacgcacacacacacacacacacacacacacacacacacacacacacacacacacacacacacacacacacacacacacacacacacacacacacacacacacacaaaagaagcACACCCATTATGTAACTACAACAGACACAAGTCTATGCTATTAACATCAGACTCCCAAAATGAGGCCCAAATGAGGCCCAAATTGCAGTAAATTTCCGCTTTAGCATGAGTCACCAATATGCACCACAACAAGATTACAGAACATCGGTATTTTTACGTTGGACAGCGAGATCTTGTACAAAGAGAAAGGGTTTCTATCGAGTGGTCAACCAGTAATTCAGCTTCATTAGTCAGTGATTATCACAAACCACAATCAACTGCAGACCTACCAATTGTTAGTTAGCAAGAGCAGAgatacctaaacacacacacgcacgcacgcacacacacacacacactacctaaaAAGGAGAATAAAAACCTCCAGAAAGACATCATCCTAACTAAGGTTGCTTTGTTCCGTTGCCCATTTTAAATGGTTTACTGTCAAATATAAACACAGACATTATTTAGCTGAACTACTTGCTTGATGCCTCATGTTTTCTGACTTGCATGTTTGGCTCTCATATCCTAAACCTTTGAGACACACACGCAGgcaaacacacgcacactcataccctctctgtctccctttctctctttatgCCTCTCTTTCATTCCAATAGACAGACAGCGTCAGGTTGGGTGCATCGCTGAGCAGAGGCCTTCCCTTTCCAGATACACTGCTGTAGTGGGCTAGCTAGTGTCTggtgcacagacagacagacggacagcaTACAGCACATTCCTCTACAAACATAGAGCACACTGTTGTCTTTGCCAAGTCAATATGGCAGTGCTTAGCAGGGGgcacagagggaaggagggagagaaggagggagagagagaaagagaaagagagagagagaaaagagaggagagagagagagagagggagagagagagagagagagagagagagagagagagagagagagagagggagaggggagaggggagggggagagagagaaagatagagagagagagaggggagagagggagaggggaggggagaggggagggggagggggagagaggggagagagagagagagagagagagagagagagagagagagagagagagagagagagagagagagagagagagagagagagagggagaggggagaggggagagggaggggagggggagagagagagagagcggagagagagagagagagagagagagagagagagagagagagagagagagagagagagggagaggggaggggagggggagaggggagagggagggagggagagggggagagagagaggggagagagagagagagagagagagagagagagagagagagagagagagagagagagagagagagagagagagagagagagagagagagagaaagagaggggagagagagaaaagagagggaggagagagagagagagagagagagagagagagagagagagagagagagagagagagagagagagagagagagagagagagagagagagagagggagaggggaggggaggggggaggggagagggaagggggagagaggggtagagagagagggaagagagagagagagagagagggggggagagagctcatctcttctcttcctccagccCCAGGCCAGACTTCTGTAATGTTACTCACGTTGGATCCGTTAAGGAAGTTGCCTATAGCCAGCAGCGTGGACAGGATGTAACGCAGTGTCTTGTTCTTCTCCAGTTGGTCCATCCCTTCCTTAAGGTCCTGCAGAGGCTCTGCCACTTCCTgtaaaacagagaggagagagagagagggagagagagagggagggagggagggagagagagagagagagagggagggaggagagagagagagagagaggagggagggagggagggagagagagagagagagagagagagagagggagggagggagagagagagagagagagagagagagggagggagagagagagagagagagagagagagggagggagggagggagggagagagagagagagagggagagagagagagagagagagagagagagagagagagagagagagagagagggagggagggagggagagagagagagaggagagagagagagggagggagggagggagggagggagagagggagggagggagagagagagggagggagggagggagggagagagagagagagagagagagagggagggagggagagggagggagggagggagggagggagggagggagggagggaggggagggagggagggaggggagggagggagggagggagggagggagggagggagggagggagggagggagggagggagagagagagagagagagagggagggagggagggagagagagtggcacACACATCAAATACGGCCTTTTAAACTGAAGCTAGTCATTACAGGAACCAGCTGAGAATACTTTATGATTGTTAAAGGTCAGAGAGATTTATTTGAAGGTTAAATGTTAAAGTGATTTGTTTGGGACTATTTCTCCAGTTACTGGAAGATGATTCTCTGCGTGTGTGTTGGACAGATGGTAACCGTCTGTCACCAGATTATTACTTTAAGACTGCAACTAGAAACAACATTCAGGAATAATCACGTTGTTCTTCGTTGAACCCGTACGTTCAACAATAATGAGGAGCCATAGAGGAGTCAGGTGCTATATGGAAATCACCATCTATTTCCTGAACTACGACACCTATTTCCTGAACTACGACACCTTGGTATGTGAACTACGACAAGCCAATCCATATTCACAGTTCTCTCTTTCTGCACAATCTGACGATGATGATGTACACGTAGGGAGTGTGAGGAAGCACATGACTCCATTTATAGGAATTGGAGCAGGGATGACAGAAAGCTAGCTGGTGGTGCTCTGACCTTCTCCGTGACCTCGTAGTCCATCTTGAAGGCCCAAAGCTGCAGCCGGGCGGACAGCTCCGTGATGGAGGACAGGGTGAGGAGGAACTGCTCTGCTGATCCCAGGGGGACGTCAGGATTCACCAGCTGAGCATCCTGGATtctctgcttctcctcctccGTCGGGATCATCGTCAGGATTTTCTAGGAAAGGAGGACAAGAAGAAGACTTCATGAATCCATACGACACATAAATGTGTCTGCTGTTGTACCAACCCctcagatacacagacacacacattaggTTGGAGAGGCTGGATTAGatttgaaggaggagaggaaaggagggatttgaaggaggagaggaaagggggagttgaaggaggagaagaaagggggagttgaaggaggagaagaaagggaggctggatgtggagatgggagaggaaagggggagttgaaggaggagaagaaagggaggctggatgtggagatgggagaggaaagggggagttgaaggaggagaggaaagggggagttgaaggaggaggagaaagggaggctggacgtggagatgggagaggaaaggaggagttgaaggaggagaggaaagggggagttgaaggaggagaagaaagggaggcTGGAcatggagatgggagaggaaagggggagttgaaggaggagaggaaagggggagttgaaggaagagaggaaagggaggctggacgtggagatgggagaggaaagggggagttgaaggaggagaagaaaggggaatttgaaggaggagaggaaaggggggctggatgtggagatgggagaggaaagggggagttgaaggaggagaggaaagggggagttgaaggaggagaggaaagggggagttgaaggaggagaagaaagggggagttgaaggagaagaggaaagggagggatggagatagagatgagtGGTGGGAGAGATGGAATGTTTCTAATTTTCCAGTTATTTTTTATTATCAACGAACATATTTGCTATTGGAAAAATAATAAttccttccttggcctccaaccTTGTCAGACATCTGAATGTTCTACCtttctgctgctgtctgtctgtgagaaaTAGACGTAGAAGGTGGAGCAGTACATtacactgctcctctcctctaaatAAGAACATTCCCATGGAAAAGATGGAAGAGTACAGCAGATTATATAAGACAGGAGATGCAACGTTAATCATTATTTACACCATCTGAAGTCCTCCAAAGGTCTATATTATGGTTAGAAAACCATCTTAAAATATGCATGTGTAGCTAACTTTTAATGGTACGTACCAATGATGAATTATATGAGATAAACTCAGAGTCCAGGCTTCCAGCTGAGAAACCACATGACATGtccacactgaccacagtcagtCCCAACTCATTGAAAACATACATTTGTTTGGAGTGAAAAGTTGGTTGTGGAAATACATTGGAAACATATGTCTTTTTGTGTGCAGGTTTTAAGTGAAACCAAGTTTATTTTGGACTTAAAGTAAATGACATGTTTGTTTGGCAGGTCAGAAATAAGCAGTGTTTTCAGTATTGACTgtacagatacacagacacatgTTTTTCCGACATGCTTTGATTGAGATTACTAGACATCACAGATTCACACTCAAGAGATAATGGCTACGGTGACTTTGCTAGAGATACACATCGATAACGACTAGGATATATAATCATAATAGCCCAATCATTTCAATATACCATGTCACATGCAGCTTACCTCGATCCCCTCCTTGTTCAAAGCGTACTCGTCGAAGTTGAGGATGGCTGTCTTGATGGTGCGGGGAGGGGGGAGGACGGTCAGCCCGATGTTGATGGCATTGCTCCGTTTGGAGTCCAGGACAATAATCTCTTGTCGTTTCCCATCCACTGCTGTTTTCTGAGTAGAGATACACAGAAACAGGACATTAAATGAACAACAATAAAATACTGGTATTATAATATACAGCACATTCagaaaggtattcagacccttcactttttacacattttattacattacagccttattctaaaatgcattaaataaaacattttcctcatcaatctacacagaaaaccccataatgacaaagcgaaaacaggtttgtagacatttttgcaaatgtatcatCCATAAAATCAGTCCAGGGATTCCATAAAACTGTCAACATTAAAATACATCATTAACAAACGCCGATGACATCAAATGTTGAAACGTTCAGAACTAGAGTGTCTCAATCACAATGGATCAGGGACCAAAACTGTGTGACTGTAATACTGTACATGACCAGAACTAGAGTGTCTCAATCACAATGGTACATGACCAGAACTAGAGTGTCTCAATCACAATGGATCAGGGACCAAAACTGTGAGACTGTAATACTGTACATGACCTTTTATAGTAGATCTGACCTCTCTGTGTGGTGGGCCCCTCTACACTATATCTAGCTACATCTATATTCAGATATATCCCTCCTGCTTTCAGCTTTGGACCATCTCAGAGTCAGTCGAGTTTAAAGTGACGGAGAAAACTTTATAGAAGACAGGCTGCACCTTTGATGATGTTGACAAGATACTAGAGGGAATCCATCACATTCCATCATTCTGTCTACTAGCAGGTCGGGACGACAGGGTTGACCTACAGTACATTTAAGACAGTCTGGTTTAAATCCTGCCCAGCATTCTTCAATAGTTTGAAGCAGGAGATGGTGGTGCGGGATGTAGTCAGAACGTCACCATGGACAGCAGGGTtacgccccaaatggcaccctgttccctataaatggtaccctgttccctataaatggcaccctgttccctataaatggca
It includes:
- the LOC124022281 gene encoding FH1/FH2 domain-containing protein 3-like, whose translation is FYCCSFNVLFLCISTQKTAVDGKRQEIIVLDSKRSNAINIGLTVLPPPRTIKTAILNFDEYALNKEGIEKILTMIPTEEEKQRIQDAQLVNPDVPLGSAEQFLLTLSSITELSARLQLWAFKMDYEVTEKEVAEPLQDLKEGMDQLEKNKTLRYILSTLLAIGNFLNGSNAKGFELGYLEKVPEVKDTVHKQSLLHHACSIVVEKFPDSSDLYSEIGAITRSAKVDFDQLQDNLSQMERRCKASWDHLKVIAKHEMKPALKQKMSDFLKDCAERIIILKIVHRRIINRFHAFLLFLGHPAYAVREVSIHRFSKILSEFALEYRTTRERVLQQKQKRANHRERNKTRGKMITDSEDEEDGEDGKFGGSAPGPVSQEGVLTQGLQYAEDAAEHENMKAVLKSSLQGCSDSGVSTVPGLRTRIRASRPGRVGPWGSSVIEDPPNCTETDAADEIMERIVRSATQGPRTRTEPRERKRSRANRKSLRRTLKSGLTPEEANALGLSSGSEMAV